From the genome of Glycine max cultivar Williams 82 chromosome 2, Glycine_max_v4.0, whole genome shotgun sequence, one region includes:
- the BZIP68 gene encoding bZIP transcription factor bZIP68, with protein sequence MDELEETLLTQIDWESFLDDIPELNVDDFLQDDNAVPVVTDNHSSPNDDPVLSEIENMLMTQAENDAVVLPETPSSEAGYYKLFEEILVEEPKEGPVSPPSKIESEEGSDKDKTDDAASDEPMSKKLKRQLRNRDAAVRSRERKKLYVKNLEMKSRYLEGECRRLGHLLQCCYAENNALRLCLQLRGTYGASMTMQESAVLLLEPLLLGSLLWCMGIICHLSLPLMLWVAAVLPRENIEQKGLRRVTQKGSESKISECFQMQSFLKSRKSRASRTKMKFNFIVF encoded by the exons ATGGACGAATTAGAAGAAACCCTACTCACCCAAATCGACTGGGAATCGTTCCTCGACGACATACCTGAACTTAACGTCGATGATTTTTTGCAGGACGACAACGCCGTTCCTGTTGTTACCGACAATCATTCCTCCCCGAACGACGACCCCGTTTTGTCCGAGATCGAGAACATGCTCATGACGCAGGCCGAAAACGACGCTGTCGTTTTGCCCGAGACGCCGTCTTCGGAGGCCGGGTATTACAAGCTCTTCGAGGAGATTCTGGTGGAGGAGCCCAAGGAAGGACCCGTGAGCCCGCCTTCAAAAATAGAGTCCGAGGAAGGCTCCGACAAAGACAAGACCGATGATGCTGCTTCCGATGAACCCATGTCGAAGAAATTAAAGAG GCAGTTGAGGAACAGGGATGCTGCTGTGAGGTCAAGGGAGAGGAAGAAGTTGTATGTGAAAAACCTTGAGATGAAGAGTAGGTACCTAGAAGGGGAATGCAGAAGACTGGGGCATTTGCTCCAGTGCTGCTATGCTGAGAACAACGCTTTGCGGCTTTGCTTGCAATTGCGTGGTACATATGGTGCTTCAATGACCATGCAGGAGTCTGCTGTGCTCTTGTTGG AACCTCTGCTGTTGGGTTCCCTGCTGTGGTGCATGGGCATCATATGCCATCTCAGTCTGCCTCTAATGCTGTGGGTTGCAGCAGTACTTCCAAGAGAAAACATCGAGCAGAAGGGCCTAAGAAGGGTAACTCAAAAAGGATCAGAAAGTAAGATCTCTGAGTGTTTCCAGATGCAATCATTTTTAAAGAGTAGAAAAAGCCGAGCTTCAAGAACaaagatgaaattcaattttatagTGTTCTAA